A window of [Limnothrix rosea] IAM M-220 contains these coding sequences:
- a CDS encoding EF-hand domain-containing protein, with protein MLAKVPERQMHWVRWGLTLGWLLLIVSLFFDPVSSQLTTPDHPWSPIRINPEQCILVQGECLPDQPYPLGAPIFWGIIVPSAIFILLVFGHEFWRRICPLSFISQIPRAMGWERKNKRVNKKTGKVRYELVKVKKDSWLAKNHLLLQLGLFYVGLNFRILFVNSNRLALGSFLLFTIAASLVVGFLYGGKSWCQYFCPMAPVQQIYAEPRGLLASTAHEGDRQPISQSMCRTVSPEGKEMTACVACTSPCIDIDAERSYWQALTDPQQQWLYYGYVGVVVGYFLFYFLYSGNWDYYLSGMWAHDETQLNTLLKPGLYLFNQAIAIPKIIAAPIVLAIFGVAGYGLGRQIESRYKVYQRKKHRPLSAEEVRHRVFSVSTFFVFNFFFLFASRNFIALLPAPIPYLFPALIALCSTLWLYRTWQRSNNRYNRESLAGRLRKQLRKLNLDTAQFLEGQSIDDLNADEIYVLAKVLPGFSKEKRLQTYKGIMRESIEEGYVAVDQVFEGLQLMRQELEIADKEHEQILDELMAENPELFRGDRPHSREDSLRLESFRETFLETVLESWKDHPEESHIQELAQVFQKNGSPEDLKKLMAYLSKSDQKMVAYLRQEYGISDDDEMIALRRTEPDELWQAIALNIDVLETLAHDDAASDHSVLRQLFSEIDTDNSGGINIKELKVFIKNIIPNFTDDQIEMMFNRADIIGNNMITYEEFCVLFRKIGQQHTAKK; from the coding sequence ATGCTTGCCAAGGTTCCAGAACGTCAGATGCATTGGGTGCGCTGGGGACTAACCCTCGGTTGGCTCCTGTTGATTGTTTCTCTGTTTTTTGATCCCGTTTCTAGCCAGCTCACCACGCCGGATCATCCGTGGAGTCCGATTCGCATTAATCCTGAGCAATGTATTTTGGTGCAGGGCGAATGTTTGCCGGATCAGCCTTATCCGCTGGGAGCACCAATTTTCTGGGGGATTATTGTGCCCAGTGCCATTTTTATTTTGTTGGTATTTGGTCACGAATTTTGGCGACGCATTTGTCCCCTCTCGTTTATTTCCCAGATTCCCCGCGCGATGGGTTGGGAACGTAAAAATAAGCGGGTTAATAAGAAAACAGGCAAGGTTCGCTACGAGCTGGTGAAGGTCAAAAAAGATTCTTGGCTCGCAAAAAATCATCTGCTACTGCAATTGGGGCTGTTTTATGTTGGTCTAAATTTTCGGATTTTGTTCGTCAATTCAAACCGTTTGGCTTTGGGTTCATTTTTGCTTTTTACGATCGCCGCATCTTTAGTCGTTGGTTTCCTCTACGGCGGAAAATCTTGGTGTCAATATTTTTGTCCCATGGCTCCTGTCCAGCAAATCTACGCGGAACCCAGAGGTTTGCTCGCTAGTACTGCCCACGAGGGCGATCGCCAACCCATTAGCCAGTCCATGTGTCGCACAGTGAGTCCCGAAGGCAAAGAAATGACCGCCTGTGTCGCTTGCACCAGTCCTTGTATTGATATCGATGCCGAACGTTCCTATTGGCAAGCCCTGACCGATCCCCAGCAGCAATGGCTTTATTACGGTTATGTGGGTGTGGTGGTCGGCTATTTTCTCTTTTATTTTTTGTATTCCGGCAATTGGGATTATTACCTTTCTGGCATGTGGGCCCACGATGAAACCCAATTAAATACCCTCTTAAAACCCGGTTTATATTTGTTTAATCAGGCGATCGCCATCCCGAAGATCATTGCAGCGCCCATCGTCCTCGCAATCTTTGGCGTTGCTGGATATGGCCTTGGTCGCCAAATCGAATCGCGCTACAAAGTTTATCAACGCAAAAAACACCGTCCCCTCAGTGCCGAAGAAGTACGCCATCGCGTTTTTTCTGTCAGCACATTTTTTGTATTTAATTTTTTCTTTCTCTTTGCCAGCCGCAACTTTATTGCATTATTGCCCGCACCAATTCCCTATTTATTTCCAGCCCTAATCGCCTTGTGCAGCACCCTATGGCTTTATCGCACTTGGCAACGGAGCAACAATCGCTACAACCGGGAAAGTTTGGCGGGTCGCCTCCGTAAACAGCTACGCAAACTTAATTTAGATACCGCGCAATTTCTGGAGGGTCAATCTATTGATGACTTAAATGCCGACGAGATTTATGTGTTGGCAAAAGTGCTGCCCGGATTCTCCAAGGAAAAACGCCTGCAAACTTATAAAGGCATTATGCGGGAGTCCATTGAAGAGGGCTATGTGGCAGTGGATCAAGTGTTTGAAGGGCTGCAACTCATGCGCCAAGAATTGGAGATTGCCGACAAAGAGCATGAACAAATTCTTGATGAGTTGATGGCAGAAAATCCGGAACTCTTCCGTGGCGATCGCCCCCACAGTCGAGAAGATTCATTACGTTTAGAAAGTTTCCGGGAGACCTTCCTCGAAACGGTTTTAGAGTCTTGGAAAGATCACCCCGAAGAATCCCACATTCAGGAATTGGCGCAGGTATTCCAGAAAAATGGCTCGCCGGAAGATCTGAAAAAGTTAATGGCTTATTTGTCAAAGAGCGATCAAAAAATGGTTGCTTATCTTCGACAGGAATATGGCATCTCTGACGATGATGAGATGATTGCCCTCCGCCGCACCGAACCCGACGAACTCTGGCAGGCGATCGCCCTAAATATTGATGTGTTAGAGACACTAGCCCACGACGATGCCGCATCAGATCATTCCGTCTTACGGCAACTTTTCTCCGAGATTGACACGGACAATTCCGGCGGTATTAACATCAAAGAACTCAAAGTATTTATCAAAAATATCATCCCTAACTTTACCGATGATCAGATTGAGATGATGTTTAACCGCGCCGATATCATTGGCAACAACATGATTACCTATGAAGAATTTTGTGTATTGTTTAGAAAAATTGGCCAACAGCACACGGCTAAAAAATAA
- a CDS encoding Uma2 family endonuclease, which yields MVKTPVQPTQSISLEQFLAQPETKPASEYINGKIYQKPMPQAKHSMIQGELVTTINAVAKSQKVAIAFPELRCRIGDRAIVPDVVVLEYENIPRDAEGNLENVVNQAPDWTIEILSPDQSVTRVIDNILYCLNHGCRLGWLIDPEAKTILIFQSQAQPIFVETGTEDKQLVTPDFLPNLQLTANQIFDWLQKTSCMNQDSKESP from the coding sequence ATGGTTAAAACGCCAGTCCAACCAACTCAATCCATTTCTCTAGAACAATTCTTGGCACAGCCAGAAACGAAACCAGCCAGCGAATATATCAACGGAAAAATTTACCAAAAGCCGATGCCTCAAGCCAAGCATAGTATGATTCAGGGAGAGTTGGTGACGACAATTAATGCTGTTGCTAAATCGCAAAAAGTGGCGATCGCCTTTCCAGAATTAAGATGTCGCATTGGCGATCGGGCGATTGTTCCAGATGTGGTGGTTTTAGAGTACGAAAATATTCCCCGTGATGCGGAGGGCAATCTTGAAAATGTCGTTAATCAAGCACCCGATTGGACGATTGAGATTTTGTCTCCAGATCAAAGCGTGACGAGGGTCATTGATAATATTTTGTACTGTTTAAACCATGGTTGCCGTTTAGGCTGGTTGATTGACCCAGAAGCGAAAACTATCTTAATTTTCCAATCTCAAGCACAACCAATTTTTGTCGAAACAGGGACTGAGGACAAGCAACTGGTGACACCTGATTTTTTGCCTAATTTACAATTAACTGCCAACCAAATTTTCGACTGGTTACAAAAGACCTCTTGCATGAATCAAGACAGCAAGGAAAGTCCGTAG